In Nitratireductor basaltis, the following are encoded in one genomic region:
- a CDS encoding acetyl/propionyl/methylcrotonyl-CoA carboxylase subunit alpha, whose protein sequence is MFKKILIANRGEIACRVMRTAQKMGIACVAVYSDADRNALHVAMADEAVRIGEAPVGDSYLRVDRIIEAAKKTGAEAIHPGYGFLSENPEFVEAVEAAGLIFIGPSAKSIRAMGLKDAAKRLMERAGVPVVPGYHGDTQALVALATKANEIGYPVLIKARAGGGGKGMRRVDDPDQFAEALAAAKREAKAAFGDEAVLVEKLIEKPRHIEVQVFGDSHGNVVHLFERDCSAQRRHQKVIEEAPAPGMSDAMRAAMTEAAVKAAKAIHYRGAGTIEFIVDASEGLRPDRFWFMEMNTRLQVEHPVTEMVTGVDLVEWQLRVAAGEALPLAQEEIHLRGHSFEARIYAEDPSRDFLPAIGTLHHLRFPQGFGDAKGRVETGVREGDMISPYYDPMIAKLVTWGEDRAHALRALKNALADTQIAGSIVNTSFLWRLADNEAFKAGDVDTGLIARDANALTRHHRPDTRLIARAALLASGAGQAEQTDDPFDALAGYAHFQPVSRRGKLALGDEVLDYRLQAQGNGRYSIAISGDEGDDIATLRTDEPVRAARWPGHITLFCNAESFTFQAIDPLEAAADAAAGADVLRAPMPGLVKLVKAKTGDKVTAGQPILILEAMKMEHTMNAPRDGEIAEIVDEGAQVSDGTLLLRFREE, encoded by the coding sequence ATGTTCAAGAAGATACTGATTGCAAATCGCGGTGAAATCGCCTGCCGCGTCATGCGTACGGCGCAGAAAATGGGCATTGCCTGTGTTGCCGTCTATTCGGATGCGGACCGCAATGCACTTCATGTCGCCATGGCCGATGAAGCCGTGCGCATTGGCGAGGCGCCGGTGGGCGACAGCTATCTGCGCGTTGACCGCATCATCGAGGCGGCGAAGAAAACGGGAGCGGAGGCCATCCATCCCGGCTACGGCTTCCTCTCCGAAAACCCCGAATTTGTGGAGGCGGTGGAGGCCGCGGGGCTGATTTTCATTGGCCCGTCGGCGAAATCCATCCGCGCGATGGGGCTCAAGGATGCTGCCAAACGCCTGATGGAAAGGGCCGGCGTGCCGGTCGTGCCGGGCTATCACGGCGACACGCAGGCGCTTGTGGCATTGGCGACCAAGGCGAACGAAATCGGCTATCCCGTGCTCATCAAGGCGCGTGCAGGTGGTGGCGGCAAGGGCATGCGCCGGGTGGACGATCCCGACCAGTTTGCCGAAGCACTGGCCGCTGCCAAGCGTGAGGCGAAGGCAGCTTTCGGTGACGAGGCCGTTCTCGTGGAAAAGCTGATCGAGAAGCCGCGCCATATCGAGGTGCAGGTCTTTGGCGATTCACACGGCAATGTGGTGCATCTTTTCGAGCGCGACTGCTCCGCCCAGCGGCGCCACCAGAAGGTGATCGAGGAAGCGCCCGCTCCCGGCATGAGCGATGCCATGCGCGCGGCCATGACGGAGGCTGCGGTCAAGGCTGCCAAGGCCATCCACTATCGCGGCGCGGGCACGATCGAGTTCATCGTCGACGCGTCGGAAGGGCTGCGCCCGGACCGTTTCTGGTTCATGGAAATGAACACGCGCCTGCAGGTTGAACACCCGGTGACCGAGATGGTGACCGGCGTCGATCTGGTGGAATGGCAGTTGCGGGTGGCGGCGGGTGAAGCCCTGCCGCTGGCACAGGAGGAGATCCATCTGCGCGGCCACAGTTTCGAGGCACGCATATATGCGGAGGATCCCTCACGCGACTTCCTGCCGGCGATTGGCACGCTGCACCATCTGCGCTTTCCGCAGGGGTTCGGCGATGCGAAAGGCCGCGTGGAAACGGGCGTTCGCGAAGGGGATATGATCTCACCCTATTACGATCCCATGATCGCCAAACTGGTGACATGGGGAGAGGATCGCGCCCATGCTCTCAGGGCGCTGAAAAATGCACTTGCCGACACGCAGATCGCAGGCTCCATCGTCAACACGTCCTTTCTCTGGCGACTGGCCGACAACGAGGCCTTCAAGGCCGGTGACGTGGATACGGGCCTCATCGCGCGGGATGCCAACGCTCTTACCCGCCATCACCGCCCCGACACGCGTCTGATTGCTCGTGCGGCCCTTCTGGCATCCGGTGCCGGTCAGGCGGAGCAGACCGATGATCCCTTCGATGCGCTTGCCGGCTATGCGCATTTCCAGCCTGTCAGCCGCCGCGGAAAACTGGCACTGGGCGACGAGGTGCTCGATTACCGCCTGCAGGCACAGGGAAACGGTCGCTATTCGATCGCCATATCCGGCGACGAGGGTGACGACATCGCCACCTTGCGCACAGACGAGCCCGTCAGGGCGGCGCGCTGGCCGGGCCATATCACGCTGTTCTGCAATGCGGAGAGCTTTACCTTCCAGGCCATAGACCCGCTTGAGGCTGCCGCCGATGCGGCTGCCGGTGCAGATGTTCTGCGTGCGCCGATGCCCGGCCTCGTCAAGCTGGTCAAGGCGAAGACCGGCGACAAGGTGACGGCCGGGCAGCCGATCCTCATTCTCGAGGCCATGAAGATGGAGCACACGATGAATGCACCGCGCGACGGCGAGATCGCGGAAATCGTGGATGAAGGTGCGCAGGTCAGCGACGGCACCCTTCTGCTCCGTTTTCGCGAGGAATAG
- a CDS encoding sel1 repeat family protein, with product MARFHMHEPNTGSIGAGAKVDVLLQLGLMYATGRDCDVDLVAAHKWFNIAAIKGSERAAEMRAEMASVMSKAELARALREAREWMTMH from the coding sequence ATGGCACGCTTTCACATGCATGAACCGAATACGGGCTCGATTGGCGCAGGCGCAAAGGTTGACGTTCTGCTTCAGCTCGGACTGATGTACGCCACCGGCCGCGACTGCGACGTCGATCTCGTCGCCGCTCACAAGTGGTTCAACATCGCAGCCATCAAGGGCTCCGAACGCGCAGCAGAAATGCGCGCTGAAATGGCATCGGTCATGTCCAAGGCGGAACTTGCACGCGCACTTCGCGAAGCCCGCGAATGGATGACGATGCACTGA
- a CDS encoding DUF2147 domain-containing protein, whose protein sequence is MIRKFMIATALVAMAAGSAMADPIEGNWRTQAGSTAQIASCGGSYCITLKSGKHAGRQIGKMSASGGGKYAGQITDPESDKTYKGKATLSGSSLKLGGCVLGGIICRNQTWNRL, encoded by the coding sequence ATGATCCGCAAATTCATGATCGCCACGGCTCTGGTTGCCATGGCTGCTGGCAGTGCGATGGCAGATCCCATTGAGGGCAACTGGCGCACGCAGGCAGGAAGCACGGCACAGATCGCTTCATGTGGCGGTTCCTATTGCATCACGCTGAAAAGCGGCAAGCACGCTGGCAGGCAGATCGGCAAGATGAGCGCCAGCGGTGGCGGCAAATATGCCGGTCAGATCACGGATCCGGAAAGCGACAAGACCTATAAGGGCAAGGCCACGCTCAGCGGCAGCTCTCTCAAGCTCGGCGGCTGCGTGCTCGGCGGTATCATCTGCCGCAACCAGACCTGGAACCGCCTCTAG
- a CDS encoding TetR/AcrR family transcriptional regulator: MPTQPPVALKPRKTPSQSRSRVTVDAIFEATIQVLLSQGMGELTTTVVAERAGVSVGTMYQYFPNKQALVYALNERFLTMLAERVEATCAQMQGRPIAEAAEALIDTYWAVKTERVELTQALYRSVAGLESDALLHAFAARVDRATTQMFRQASNSPLPDESALNLLLTTVIYGAVRNAFERGLDGEEISALKSELKAMCRAYLTSVGE, from the coding sequence ATGCCGACACAGCCCCCCGTCGCATTGAAACCCCGGAAAACTCCGTCGCAGTCGCGATCCCGCGTCACCGTCGACGCGATATTCGAAGCTACGATTCAGGTTTTGCTGTCGCAGGGCATGGGGGAACTGACGACGACCGTGGTGGCCGAAAGGGCAGGAGTGTCGGTTGGAACCATGTACCAGTATTTTCCCAACAAGCAGGCACTCGTCTACGCGCTGAACGAACGCTTTCTGACGATGCTTGCAGAGCGGGTGGAGGCCACCTGTGCGCAAATGCAGGGTCGCCCGATTGCTGAGGCAGCCGAGGCACTCATCGATACTTACTGGGCGGTCAAGACCGAGCGTGTCGAGTTGACACAAGCGCTCTACCGCTCCGTGGCGGGTCTGGAGAGTGATGCCCTGCTCCATGCTTTCGCGGCGCGCGTGGACAGGGCGACCACGCAGATGTTCCGCCAGGCTTCCAATTCGCCCTTGCCGGATGAATCCGCACTGAACCTGCTGCTGACCACCGTGATTTACGGCGCCGTACGCAATGCGTTCGAACGTGGGCTGGACGGGGAAGAGATTTCAGCTCTCAAGTCGGAGCTCAAGGCGATGTGCCGTGCCTATCTGACGAGCGTCGGGGAATAG
- a CDS encoding SDR family oxidoreductase, protein MSRSRIALVTGANKGIGLEIARKLAEAGVHVLLGSRDIARGKAAADRLVEAGLAAEALHLDLDADETITAAADTIRARFGRLDILVNNAGIFDFADAAPGKASVAAVRRVLDVNFIGALAVTQAMLPLLRSAAKASIVNLSSSMGSLTENADPEAPYYSQRYIGYNASKAALNMLTIQLHEELKAEGIRVNSVSPGFVKTDLTGYGNMTPEEGARLPVEYALHREESGRFVEPDGMTPW, encoded by the coding sequence ATGTCACGATCTCGCATTGCTCTTGTTACCGGTGCGAACAAGGGTATCGGCCTGGAGATTGCCCGCAAGCTGGCGGAGGCGGGCGTTCACGTCCTTCTCGGCAGCCGCGACATCGCGCGGGGCAAGGCTGCTGCTGACAGGCTGGTCGAAGCCGGACTTGCCGCCGAAGCCCTTCATCTCGACCTCGATGCCGACGAGACCATCACCGCCGCCGCGGACACGATAAGGGCACGGTTTGGCCGGCTGGACATCCTCGTCAACAATGCGGGAATCTTCGATTTCGCTGACGCGGCACCCGGCAAAGCCTCGGTCGCTGCGGTGCGACGAGTCCTGGATGTCAATTTCATCGGGGCGCTTGCTGTAACGCAAGCCATGCTGCCCTTGCTGCGTTCCGCGGCCAAGGCCAGCATCGTGAACCTGTCGAGCTCGATGGGCTCGCTAACGGAAAACGCGGACCCCGAAGCACCTTACTATTCCCAGCGCTATATCGGATACAATGCCTCGAAGGCGGCACTCAACATGCTGACGATCCAGCTTCACGAAGAGCTGAAAGCCGAGGGCATCAGGGTCAACTCGGTCAGTCCGGGCTTCGTCAAGACGGACCTGACGGGATACGGGAACATGACCCCGGAAGAAGGAGCGCGGCTGCCAGTGGAATATGCACTCCACAGGGAAGAGAGTGGTCGCTTCGTCGAACCGGATGGCATGACGCCCTGGTGA
- a CDS encoding glutathione S-transferase family protein — MTSQSKPIELYYWPTPNGWKISIMLEELGVPYEIRYVNIGAGEQFEPDFLKISPNNRMPAIIDPEGPDGEPISVFESGAILQYLGRKFGKLYPGDERGRVEVDQWLFWQMGGLGPMAGQAHHFRQYAPEKVEYGINRYTNEVNRLYGVMNKRLADRDFLAGDYSIADIACIGWIKPYKNQGQDLEDFPNLKRWFETMMARPAVAMGIEIGQEHRKNLADDKEAQKVLFNQRAG; from the coding sequence ATGACAAGCCAATCCAAACCGATCGAACTCTATTACTGGCCCACACCCAATGGCTGGAAGATTTCCATCATGCTGGAAGAGCTCGGCGTTCCCTACGAGATCCGTTATGTGAATATCGGTGCGGGCGAGCAGTTCGAGCCGGACTTCCTGAAGATTTCTCCCAACAATCGGATGCCTGCCATCATTGACCCGGAAGGTCCTGATGGTGAACCAATCTCCGTGTTTGAATCCGGTGCGATCCTCCAATATCTGGGCCGCAAATTCGGCAAGCTCTATCCAGGCGACGAACGCGGTCGTGTCGAGGTCGACCAGTGGCTGTTCTGGCAGATGGGCGGTTTGGGTCCCATGGCTGGCCAGGCCCACCACTTCCGCCAATATGCTCCGGAGAAGGTGGAATACGGCATCAACCGCTACACCAATGAGGTCAACCGGCTCTACGGCGTGATGAACAAGCGCCTGGCGGATCGCGACTTCCTTGCAGGCGACTACTCGATCGCCGACATCGCGTGCATCGGCTGGATCAAGCCGTACAAGAACCAGGGACAGGATCTGGAAGACTTCCCGAACCTTAAGCGCTGGTTCGAGACCATGATGGCGCGTCCGGCCGTCGCCATGGGCATCGAGATCGGCCAAGAGCACCGCAAGAACCTTGCCGATGACAAGGAAGCGCAGAAGGTTCTGTTCAACCAGCGCGCAGGCTGA
- a CDS encoding AMP nucleosidase — translation MDKRIYHQAIDKVSSPPAVARQSFNDAREAVDALKAIYARNTGFLRDAFAALGETGESDSRYRAYYPEISISTSSFAQIDTRLAYGHVPEPGTYTTTITQPELFDTYLLDQLNLVIRNHGVPIVVGESDTPIPLHFAFGKDTYVEAAIADRLKRPLRDHFDVPDLNATDDHIVNGTYEPGPGDPLPLAPFTAQRIDYSLHRLAHYTATSPEHFQNFVLFTNYQFYIDEFCAYAREMMGKGGEGYDSFVEPGNVITYAGDKSPHASGPARLPQMPAYHLTRKDHCGITMVNIGVGPSNAKTITDHIAVLRPHAWLMLGHCAGLRHTQALGDYVLAHAYVREDHVLDDDLPVWVPLPALAEVQVALQEAVAETTGLSGYELKRIMRTGTVATIDNRNWELREQRGPVQRLSQSRAIALDMESATIAANGFRFRVPYGTLLCVSDKPLHGELKLPGMATDFYKRQVSQHLKIGIRAVEKLAEMPPERLHSRKLRSFSETAFQ, via the coding sequence ATGGACAAGCGAATCTATCATCAGGCAATTGACAAGGTTTCCAGCCCGCCCGCCGTGGCGCGGCAGAGTTTCAACGATGCCCGTGAGGCCGTGGACGCGCTGAAGGCGATCTATGCGCGCAATACGGGCTTTCTGCGCGACGCCTTTGCGGCATTGGGCGAGACCGGCGAGAGCGACAGCCGATACCGGGCCTATTATCCCGAAATCAGCATCTCGACCTCTTCCTTCGCGCAGATCGACACGCGTCTGGCCTATGGCCATGTGCCGGAGCCTGGCACCTACACCACCACGATCACGCAGCCCGAATTGTTCGACACCTATCTGTTGGACCAGCTCAATCTGGTGATACGCAATCACGGCGTGCCAATCGTCGTGGGAGAATCCGACACGCCGATCCCGCTACATTTCGCCTTCGGGAAAGACACCTATGTCGAAGCCGCCATCGCCGACCGGCTGAAGCGGCCGCTTCGCGATCATTTCGATGTTCCGGATCTCAATGCGACCGACGACCATATCGTCAACGGAACCTATGAGCCGGGACCGGGTGACCCGCTGCCATTGGCACCCTTTACCGCCCAGCGCATCGACTACTCCCTGCATAGGCTGGCCCATTACACGGCCACGTCGCCGGAGCATTTTCAGAACTTCGTGCTGTTCACGAACTACCAGTTCTATATCGACGAGTTCTGCGCCTATGCCCGCGAAATGATGGGAAAGGGTGGCGAGGGCTATGACAGTTTTGTCGAGCCCGGCAATGTGATCACCTATGCGGGCGACAAGAGCCCGCATGCTTCCGGTCCCGCACGCCTTCCGCAAATGCCGGCCTATCACCTCACCCGCAAGGACCATTGCGGGATTACCATGGTGAATATCGGCGTCGGCCCGTCCAATGCCAAGACGATTACCGATCACATCGCGGTTCTGCGTCCCCATGCCTGGCTGATGCTTGGCCATTGCGCCGGCCTGCGCCACACACAGGCGCTTGGCGATTATGTGCTGGCGCATGCCTATGTGCGCGAAGACCATGTGCTGGATGACGATCTGCCGGTCTGGGTTCCGCTCCCGGCACTTGCCGAGGTGCAGGTCGCGCTTCAGGAAGCAGTGGCCGAAACCACCGGCCTTTCAGGCTATGAGCTGAAGCGCATCATGCGTACCGGCACGGTGGCCACAATCGACAACCGCAACTGGGAACTGCGCGAACAGCGCGGGCCGGTGCAGCGCCTTTCCCAGTCGCGCGCGATTGCGCTCGACATGGAATCGGCCACGATCGCGGCAAACGGCTTCCGCTTCCGTGTGCCTTATGGCACGCTGCTTTGCGTCTCCGACAAGCCGCTGCATGGGGAACTGAAGCTGCCGGGCATGGCGACCGATTTCTACAAGCGCCAGGTCTCGCAGCATCTGAAGATCGGCATACGCGCAGTCGAGAAACTGGCGGAGATGCCGCCGGAACGCCTGCATTCGCGCAAGCTTCGCAGCTTCTCGGAAACGGCTTTTCAGTAA
- a CDS encoding endonuclease/exonuclease/phosphatase family protein produces the protein MAFGALRAEHLRWLGIACGIAAVLATGPLVMGFWGALHPAFDALSHFRIHLAVLIALLAVPAIFIRGWRMIGLMAVALAVASVTATLNMLNPASQAQAAANGQDGARYRLLQMNLRFDNATPKSVLSLIGRSNADIVTLNEVSTKWQEELGFIKGAYPYQVICQARARVGGVAILSRRPFMHPATAACHERGSLATASVMLGDRVVNVAALHLGWPWPFGQHAQVERARPTLEKLGKTTILAGDFNAAPWSETVRRVLEAGAFSLPQAVGPTWLARPLPDALRRTVGLPIDHVLIKGGLEVHSIARQGDAGSDHLPVLVEFSLLPQERAGEAVLAETRRHSHFN, from the coding sequence ATGGCATTCGGAGCGCTTCGGGCGGAGCATCTGCGCTGGCTGGGCATTGCCTGCGGCATTGCCGCGGTTCTGGCAACCGGGCCGCTGGTGATGGGATTCTGGGGCGCGCTTCATCCGGCTTTCGACGCGCTGTCCCATTTCCGCATTCATCTGGCGGTGTTGATCGCGTTACTGGCGGTTCCCGCCATTTTCATACGTGGCTGGCGGATGATCGGGCTGATGGCCGTGGCACTGGCCGTGGCTTCGGTCACTGCAACGCTGAACATGCTGAACCCTGCTTCGCAGGCACAGGCAGCGGCGAACGGACAGGATGGCGCGCGCTATCGCCTGCTGCAAATGAATCTGCGCTTCGACAATGCCACGCCCAAGTCCGTTCTCTCACTGATCGGCCGTTCCAATGCCGACATTGTCACCCTGAACGAAGTCTCGACGAAGTGGCAGGAAGAACTTGGCTTCATCAAGGGCGCCTATCCCTATCAGGTGATCTGCCAGGCGCGGGCGCGGGTTGGCGGCGTTGCCATTCTCTCCCGTCGGCCCTTCATGCATCCGGCCACGGCTGCCTGTCACGAGCGTGGTTCGCTGGCAACCGCCAGCGTCATGCTGGGCGACCGCGTGGTCAATGTCGCAGCCCTGCATCTTGGCTGGCCGTGGCCCTTTGGCCAGCATGCGCAGGTGGAGCGTGCGCGCCCGACGCTTGAGAAACTGGGCAAGACCACCATTCTGGCCGGAGACTTCAACGCCGCACCGTGGAGCGAGACGGTTCGTCGCGTGCTTGAGGCTGGTGCTTTTTCACTGCCGCAGGCGGTGGGGCCGACCTGGCTTGCCCGCCCCCTGCCCGACGCCTTGCGCCGCACGGTTGGGCTTCCGATCGACCATGTGTTGATCAAGGGTGGCCTCGAGGTCCACTCGATCGCGCGGCAGGGTGATGCGGGTTCGGATCATCTTCCGGTTCTGGTGGAATTCTCGCTTCTGCCGCAGGAGAGAGCCGGAGAGGCGGTGCTGGCTGAAACTCGCCGGCACAGCCATTTCAACTAG
- a CDS encoding methyltransferase domain-containing protein: MSEDDIQDFDQDALEEAYNRALALEKAGDFDAAAEAYRQCLEIDPADHGGAAVRLASMGRGETPPKAPDAYVATLFDQHAEAFEAILVGQLGYDVPNLVRAALEEQGLGPFERMLDLGCGTGLTGEVLRDRVEHITGMDLSERMVEITHEKGFYDALYVGEAVDFVQHADVEPFDLVTATDVLPYMGHLEEFFEGLSELSNPGAIIAFSSETLAEDEFGGKDFRVGAHQRFAHAQAYIERLLKANQFALLDLQPITVRTEQGKPVPGHLVLAKKAQA, from the coding sequence GTGAGCGAAGACGACATCCAGGACTTCGATCAGGACGCGCTGGAAGAAGCCTATAACCGCGCGCTCGCTTTGGAAAAGGCGGGCGACTTCGACGCGGCCGCAGAAGCGTATCGGCAATGCCTTGAGATCGACCCCGCCGATCATGGCGGGGCGGCGGTAAGGCTTGCCAGCATGGGCAGGGGAGAAACCCCGCCCAAGGCGCCCGATGCCTATGTGGCAACGCTCTTCGATCAGCATGCGGAAGCCTTCGAGGCGATCCTTGTCGGCCAGCTTGGCTATGACGTGCCAAATCTGGTGCGTGCGGCCCTGGAAGAGCAGGGACTTGGGCCCTTCGAACGCATGTTGGATCTCGGCTGCGGCACGGGCCTCACCGGCGAGGTGCTGCGCGACAGGGTCGAGCACATTACTGGCATGGACCTGTCCGAACGCATGGTCGAGATCACCCATGAGAAGGGCTTCTATGATGCGCTTTATGTGGGCGAGGCGGTCGACTTCGTGCAGCATGCCGATGTCGAACCCTTTGACCTCGTGACCGCCACCGATGTTCTGCCCTATATGGGCCATCTGGAGGAGTTCTTCGAAGGCTTGAGCGAGCTTTCCAATCCCGGTGCGATCATCGCCTTCTCAAGCGAGACGCTCGCGGAGGATGAATTTGGCGGGAAGGACTTCCGTGTCGGCGCGCATCAGCGCTTCGCACATGCACAGGCCTATATCGAGCGCTTGCTCAAAGCGAACCAGTTCGCGCTTCTGGATCTCCAGCCGATTACCGTGCGCACGGAGCAGGGAAAGCCCGTGCCGGGTCATCTCGTCCTGGCGAAGAAGGCGCAGGCCTAG
- a CDS encoding electron transfer flavoprotein-ubiquinone oxidoreductase, which produces MSEVERESMEFDVVIVGAGPAGLAASIRLKQLNPELSVVVLEKGGEVGAHILSGAVVDPVGIDRLLPDWREDESHPFKTPVTDDQFLLLGPAGKLRLPNFMMPPLMNNHGNYIVSLGNVCRWLAEKAEALGVEIYPGFAAADMLYNDEGAVIGVVTGDMGVERDGSHGPAYAPGMALMGKYVLIGEGARGSLAKQLIAKFGLDEGREPPKFGIGLKELWEVKPENHKPGLVQHSFGWPLDMNTGGGSFLYHLEDNKVAVGFVLHLNYKNPYLSPFEEFQRFKTHPAIRETFEGGKRISYGARAITEGGYQSVPKMSFPGGILMGCSAGLVNVPRIKGSHNAVLSGMLAAEHVAQAIAEGRANADLTAFEDAWRASDIGKDLKRVRNVKPLWSRFGTMLGIGLGGLDMWTNQLFGFSFFGTMKHGKSDAQSLEPAAKHKPIDYPKPDGVLTFDRLSSVFLSNTNHEEEQPVHLQVKDMDLQKRSEFMEFAGPSTRYCPAGVYEWVDADGNSLAGGPGAAEKGGEADRQADARFVINAQNCVHCKTCDIKDPNGNINWVPPQGGEGPVYSDM; this is translated from the coding sequence ATGAGTGAAGTCGAACGCGAGAGCATGGAATTTGACGTGGTCATTGTCGGTGCAGGACCGGCAGGACTTGCCGCATCCATCAGGCTCAAGCAGCTCAATCCCGAACTCTCCGTCGTCGTCCTTGAAAAGGGTGGTGAGGTTGGCGCGCATATCCTTTCCGGTGCCGTTGTCGATCCCGTTGGTATCGACCGTTTGCTGCCTGACTGGCGCGAGGATGAAAGCCATCCCTTCAAGACGCCGGTGACCGACGACCAGTTCCTCCTGCTTGGACCTGCTGGCAAGCTGCGTCTGCCCAATTTCATGATGCCGCCCTTGATGAACAATCACGGCAACTACATTGTCTCGCTTGGCAATGTGTGCCGCTGGCTGGCCGAAAAGGCCGAGGCGCTGGGCGTGGAGATCTATCCCGGTTTCGCTGCCGCCGACATGCTCTACAATGACGAGGGTGCAGTGATCGGCGTCGTCACCGGCGATATGGGCGTGGAGCGCGATGGCAGCCACGGCCCGGCCTATGCGCCAGGCATGGCGCTCATGGGCAAATATGTGCTGATCGGCGAAGGCGCACGCGGCTCGCTCGCCAAGCAGCTCATTGCAAAATTCGGCTTGGACGAGGGGCGCGAGCCGCCGAAATTCGGCATAGGCCTGAAGGAACTCTGGGAAGTGAAGCCGGAGAACCACAAGCCGGGCCTTGTCCAGCATTCCTTCGGCTGGCCGCTCGACATGAATACCGGCGGCGGCTCCTTCCTCTATCATCTGGAAGACAACAAGGTCGCGGTCGGTTTCGTCCTGCACCTCAACTACAAGAACCCCTATCTCTCGCCCTTCGAGGAGTTCCAGCGCTTCAAGACGCATCCGGCGATCCGCGAAACCTTCGAGGGCGGCAAGCGCATCTCCTATGGCGCGCGCGCCATCACCGAAGGCGGATACCAGTCGGTGCCGAAAATGTCCTTCCCCGGCGGCATTCTAATGGGTTGCTCCGCTGGGCTCGTGAATGTTCCGCGCATCAAGGGTTCGCACAATGCGGTTCTCTCGGGCATGCTGGCAGCCGAGCATGTGGCGCAAGCCATTGCCGAAGGTCGCGCCAATGCCGACCTCACCGCATTCGAAGACGCATGGCGTGCCTCTGACATCGGCAAGGATCTGAAGCGCGTGCGCAACGTCAAGCCGCTCTGGTCGCGCTTCGGCACAATGCTTGGCATCGGCCTTGGCGGTCTGGACATGTGGACCAACCAGCTTTTCGGCTTCTCCTTCTTCGGCACGATGAAGCATGGCAAGAGCGATGCGCAGTCGCTTGAACCTGCCGCCAAGCACAAGCCGATCGACTACCCCAAGCCCGACGGCGTTCTCACCTTCGACCGCCTGTCCTCGGTGTTCCTGTCCAACACCAATCACGAGGAAGAGCAGCCCGTGCATCTTCAAGTGAAGGACATGGACCTGCAGAAGCGCTCCGAATTCATGGAATTCGCCGGACCTTCGACGCGCTACTGCCCGGCCGGCGTCTATGAATGGGTGGATGCCGACGGCAATTCGCTGGCTGGCGGACCGGGTGCGGCTGAAAAGGGAGGTGAAGCCGACCGGCAGGCAGACGCGCGCTTTGTCATCAACGCGCAGAACTGCGTGCACTGCAAGACCTGCGACATCAAGGATCCGAACGGCAACATCAACTGGGTACCGCCGCAGGGCGGCGAAGGCCCGGTCTATTCGGACATGTGA
- a CDS encoding uracil-DNA glycosylase: MNSAPSPESFSLHELLAFYADAGADDALVEEAPDRFAEAQAAKAAAEARRASQPTSGSAPATSGGSAPRPAPPSPAPMAARATARAAIPDEGQAARARELAAKATTLQELREIMEAFDGCNLRMTAKSMVFADGNPQADLMLVGEAPGRDEDLQGLPFVGRSGKLLDRMLAAIGRDRTSAYISNVIPWRPPGNRDPSPLETEICRPFIERHIELVSPKVLVTLGNPSTKLLLRTSSTITRLRGKWAQHHTPGGKEIATMPSLHPAYLLRNPAHKKLAWKDLQAIRARLEGQG, from the coding sequence ATGAATTCCGCTCCTTCTCCAGAAAGCTTTAGCCTGCACGAGCTGCTTGCCTTCTATGCCGATGCCGGCGCGGATGATGCGCTTGTGGAGGAGGCGCCGGACCGGTTTGCCGAAGCTCAGGCCGCGAAAGCGGCGGCGGAAGCGCGACGTGCGTCTCAGCCGACTTCCGGAAGTGCACCGGCGACAAGTGGCGGTTCTGCACCACGGCCAGCACCGCCCAGCCCTGCCCCAATGGCAGCGCGCGCCACGGCAAGAGCCGCCATTCCTGACGAAGGGCAGGCAGCGCGTGCGCGCGAACTGGCGGCGAAGGCCACTACCCTGCAGGAACTGCGCGAGATCATGGAGGCGTTCGACGGCTGCAATCTGCGGATGACGGCCAAGAGCATGGTCTTTGCCGACGGCAATCCGCAAGCCGATCTGATGCTTGTGGGGGAAGCACCGGGCCGCGACGAGGATTTGCAGGGGCTGCCCTTTGTCGGACGTTCCGGCAAGCTGCTTGACCGGATGCTGGCGGCCATCGGCCGTGACCGGACGAGCGCCTATATCTCCAACGTCATTCCTTGGCGCCCGCCGGGCAATCGCGACCCCTCGCCGCTTGAAACGGAAATATGCCGCCCCTTTATCGAGCGGCATATCGAGCTTGTCTCGCCGAAGGTTCTGGTGACGCTTGGCAATCCCTCCACCAAGCTTCTGCTACGCACCAGTTCCACCATCACGCGGTTGCGTGGCAAATGGGCTCAGCATCACACACCCGGAGGCAAGGAAATCGCCACCATGCCTTCGCTGCATCCGGCCTATCTTCTGCGCAACCCCGCACACAAGAAGCTCGCCTGGAAAGACTTGCAGGCGATCAGGGCGCGGCTTGAGGGTCAGGGCTGA